aatatacatattaaatataaaatacatttaCACATTCTAATACACCCCGTAGTCGAAACTTGAGGTTACCGGATGTTGAGACTATATCGAAATTCATTAGAGTTGCCGTGTAAGGCCCTTAGTAAAGATGTTGGCTATTTGGTAACATGAAGGAGAACATGTAACACACAAACCTGGCCATGAGCAACTTTTTCACGCACAAAATGAATATTCATCTCAATGTGCTTAGTGCATTGATACGACAAGGATTGCCGGAGAGATACACAAAATATAACAAAACTTACGTTATCAACCATTTGAGTTTGTTGTGTCGCCTTCATGTTGGAttaatggaatggaatggattAAAATATTTGACAGGACAGCTTTATAGAAatatttctcattaaaaaatgaaaaacttaatcATTTCTATCAATCTCTAGGACTAGTAGTAGCTGACACATGATCCTAATTGGTGGCTGATCAACTCAGGACAAGGCCATGGACTAACCTGTAGAGCAACTCCAAACACATCAGAACACTTGCATGATGGAGTTCTACTTCTAGTTCCATTCACTTCATGAAGGTTGATATCAGATAAACAAATATCAGTAAAAGGAGAATTTTTCATTCCTTGTATAAGACCAGCTTGCAAAACCTTCAGACCCCACACTCACAATTGTAATACCCTTCACAATTGGGAGGGCATTGAGGTCACATTTATCATCAGGATGGTCTCCAACATCCCCTGAAATCTGTATTCCTTCCTTGCATTCtccatatatatagacacacttATATTCTTTATATACCCTCCCCTTTTAATGTGTCTTAATGTGTATACCAATTCCCATGTCGTTCACATTATCCACTCGACCAGATGTTTCACTGACACCGGCAATCCCTATGAACGGAGACGATCCACTCACATGCCGGATAGTAATGCTAGAGCTAAGACGGCCGTATGAAATTCCGTATTTGTCCCATCCACTCTTCATTGAGACAAGATCATCTCCGGTGGATATGTATCAAAGCAATACAAGTTTAAGATCAGAACATAATAACCTTACAAGTTAAATACTTTGCCCAGAAAGTAGAATTAGGGACACAGCCGGTGCAAAGGGAATAGGGGCAAAAGAAACCTAAACCTGGAAAGATGTGGTACAGTCGCATTTTAACTACATTAAAGTGTTTTCATATTGAAGAATTTGCTAAACGGTGGATAGATAAACAATGTATTTGATAATGATGTTACCAAAATGAAATGCACTTCGACaatattgaaaataatgtgTGGGGAAACATCTGTATATGTTGTATTGTAAACCccaaaactataaaaataatGTACTGACACTAAAATAATTGCATACTAAAAAAATCATCTGTAAAGGTATCTTGAGAAATTAGTTCTATCTATTAACACCGGAACCGTTTATTAGcgtcaacaaaaaagaaagttaaCACTTCGACATGTCAGATCTATGAGAAAAGCGTGTGATCCTCTTTCAACCCGAGTAAAATTTATGTAAGGGGCCAACAGAGGATCTATTATTCCAGTGTAATTCGAAATACTTCCCTAGTGAAGCTCAAGTTTAATTATCTCGATCCTGTATCCTCCTTGGCAGAGTATACCTTCTCTTTGCCAAAACTTTTGTGTATTAAAAGAAAGTTGTGTGGGGATACTCAAATCATGCTGGAGGTTTAGGATTCCGCAATGACTGCTGCATATTCCTTTTTCGCCGAGACCGGGGATACAAAAGTTGCACAATCTGCTTTTCAGCCATATATCCTGAGTTGGCCTgcaaatgcaaagaaaaattcACCAAGTTTGAATCTGCAAAATCTGCTTCTCAGggatattatataaaataatttctttgtTCCAATTGAAATTTTTCAATATACTATCATGCTATTTTTCATATCAAACGCACGATAGTATAGATCTCGGCAGCTTCTAATTATACCATCAATTCTCATATTTTTCATAAGAAATTGACAGAAACTAATATACACACTCAGAAGGATGCTCCAGTGAGGAACCAtaacaacatcaacttaaaataATGTAAAATCCATTAAACCAAGATGTACCTGGACTTTGAATGCAAAGCGATGAGTTTTAACTTCTGACCCTGAAAGTACTCTAACATCCACACCTAGGTGGTCAACCCCAATCAAATGTGCTTCCTGAAAACCATTCATGACAGTACATTAACCAATCGGCTTGAATCTCCTATGAACATTAAACACACGGACACCCAAAGATACACGTATAGTCGTATAGTGTATATACATATGTAATAACGAGATACTCCCTCTGGTCTTATATATAAgcacccaaaaaaaattcacatcctttaagaaaattgattgatgtcatttatttctctcaaaatTATAAAGAATGCAATTGTAATTTCAAAATTACCCGTCATGGGAACTTGTccatgagaagaaaaaaaaaacattattgaaatataaaatcaCACCAATTGAAGGGTAATTTAGGAATAGTTGCATTGAATAAGATAAAAGTAGTTGACATTTGCTTATATTCAAGAccatcaatatttatattttcgaTTTGTTGCTTATATTCAAGACCGAAGGGAGCATAAAAGGTTAAACGCATAAACCCAACAATAGACATTTCCTACATACAAATATTACTGCTATGTTGCTTGCCCAtcaaattgttaaattttagGTTGGTCCCTCATTTTCAAGGGTGAGTCTGGCATCTTGGAGGGAAAGGAAAATAAAAGGGGTGAATTTGCTATCATGGAAAGACTTGAAAAGGAGGAAATTTACTGAATATTAGAGTAAGGTACACAAGTTCAATTAGTGCTTTGTcctaaaattaagaaaagataatttttcttaataagtgaaAGAAAATCATTTGTGCAAATAAGAGGATATAAAGGAAGATCTCGGTATCTGTCAAAAGAAGGCATGATCTCCTTATAATAAAACAAAGGAAGGGAAAAGAAAGGAATCAAATAGGGAAAAAAAAGAGAAGTGAAGGAATCATCATAGCATCACTGTATGTTTCACCATCTAAGCATAGCATATTAATTTTGAAGTAAAATATACTAACCACAAAAAAACTTTGAAGTAAAATATACCTCAGCATCAAGACCTTTCTTTTTGCAAAAAGCTTGAAGAGCATCATGACCGTTTCGGTTGATACGTTCCAGAATTGCCGAAGTAGAGTATACAATAATATCAGGTTCAGCATCTTGAAACTCTAGTAAACTAATTTCAGACTGCAATTTTTGGGAAAGGTAGAACATGCATAACTTCACTGGTTTATAAATAATGCTTCAATTTATAGAAAATGTATCATTCAACCAACACATAAGCGGAGTTTTGAGATACATGCCTGAGATCCATACACACAGTGTAGCTTGATTTTCTCGATCTCCAACTTATAGAGTATCAAATTAGCGTCTCTTTGGTCATTAATACTGTTTGAGTAAAAATCTACACCAGCCAaagattaaaaaggaaaaatgttaaAAGGCAGTTTACATGTTACTTAGAAACAGGAGGCCCCGCCTCTGCAAGAATATAGATGCAATGTGCTTGTAGAacttaaatgataaattaacaAGCCTAGTTTGGATATTACAATATTATATCTGAATCCCTAGATGAAAACAAGGCAAAAGAGTAGCCAGAGTACAAAAGCTAGCATCAAGGCGAAGTCAGCAAACAATTTTTGTCCACAAAACGGTATCTGTAtgctttaaaaaatttagaaccTAGATAATCTTTGAAGAAATCATATACCTTTCCAATCTGAGCTATATCCATCATCATCTTCAGTGTGATATATCATTCTTATGTAAGACTCTTCATCAGCGTAAGCAGGTCTGAGGTACCCTAGAATAGAAACACCATTTGAAGGATGATCCATTCTCTTATCATATTCCACATTGACAGCCTAGAAGAAAATTCATATAGAATCAATATTATTTCTTCCAGAGCTTATTGGTTTGTTAAATCATTCTCATGTTGAAACACttgaaacaattaatttttggtTCTTGTCATTCGGGATGGGGGTACCTTTTCCAAGCACTTCGAAAAGTAAATTGGATGAACTGGGTTACTATTATCTGAAAGTCCCCAATTCACTGGAGCGTTAGACTCTTCAATTTCCGGAACCTGTTTGCAGAAGAATATATttgtgatttgaatttttttaatgtataacAGAAAACAAATCACGAAATTCCATAAATTAAGCATTAGAAACTGCAAACCTCAATATAATCTTCATCAAATGGGAACTCATCAGTGATGCCACCATTGAAAATGTCATATTCACTAATAGGTCTTCTATTATCATACATTGGGATGTCCATTCCAATCAAAGCATTCTGAAGAAACAGAAACCTTGAATATAAAGTTCATAAATGTGAAACATAAGGATAAGGATAGAACAAATTAATACCATAAGGTGAGCACTTAAATTTACCTCTTaactacaaagaaaaaaaagcttTTTTAGCTAGCCATTGCACAAAGACGGTACATAGTCTCTCGATCTGTATTACTAATTAATgcaaataacatcatataatttgaTACGCAGTATCTCTTCTATGAATGTGGATCATTATTTATAGTGAAGGCATTATGTTTAAGTGGGGAAGTACATATCGCGTCAGTCTAAAATAAAAGGATTGGTCACATTGGATAGTAATATGGTTTGAACAATGGTTATAAAAACCTCACCACATGAGCCAGCTTTTGGGGTTCAGTTACACCCAAACCAAAATTCTAAGATGATGTCAGATTTTTTCCTAAGCTTTTGGGCCACTCGTAGATGTCTAGTTTTATAAATCTCACACTCCATGTCCAGTCCTAGGGAGTGAGGGGAGGTTGAGAGTTCTTCATTGAATAGTTATCTGGCATGATAAATGGTTTTAAGTGAGGGGAAACCCTCACCAATGAGCTAGCTTTTGGAGTCGAGTTAGgccataactcaaattctaagAAACATCAAGAGAAAACAAAGGCACACAAAATTAGAGAACTAGAACTAACACAAAATTAGAGAACTAGAACTAACACATCATTTGGAGGTGCTTAAAATGTTCACTGTTTGCAACTTGCACCAATTTCCAATTTGTATAGagtaaaaatatgtatatattttttaaaagtaactATTATCATACGAGGGAATTTTTTAAGCAAAGCTGGCCAATCATCCTTGCAGAAAAGACCACAAAATACTTACCACTGGATTGTGTGCACCACGATCTTCCAAAAGGTTTACAtcatcaaatatttcaaaatacaaatctacgtaaaaagcaaaacaaaaatttaggttaaaattttCAATGATGATACTGAACCATGATTATGCTAAGATAAATGATAATTCATATCTcataaacaaaatatagatttatcaacaaaacaacaaaccTCCGAAATCATCAATAAGATATTGAAACTCGGCCCATGAAATTTGTTCATGTGGTTCAGAGTGTACCGATCCAGGAAATACTAGCAAAGCGTTTTTATTAGCCTAATACCAACAAAACAGGACATGGTGACAAAAGTATACAGATAATTACTACCTAAATACATCCAGTGATATCATACTTGGTAGGTTGTAATCGTAGATATTGCAAATTAACTTGTTTCACATACACAAAAGCATATAGGCGCAAACCTCAATAGTAGTTCTTGCTATTTCAGCAGAAGAGAGTCGAGCTGGTGGAAGATCGTTGGAAACTTTCAGTTCTTCAAGAGGATGATAACCTTGCTTACCCATGTAACTAGATGAATCGGGTATAGAATCTGAATAGTCTGCAGCAACGCCAATCTTTGAAACAAAATCATGCCCCGTGGATTGCCAAAAGAAGCGTGATGATCCAAAAAATGGACTTTTGCATCTAAAGATAAACAACACTGTTATCAGTGAACGAAGCATGTTAAAATCTGAATAGTCATTATACATAGTTGGTAGTTATACTcctaatttaaatattatagcCCTCTGATCATGAGGTTTCTAGGTGGTTATTCTTTGTATAGAATTATTTTTCTCTAACTTCCACATATCTATTTTCTAAGTAGATGATAAACTAAATGATCTCACAACCACCATTAAAACGCTATAAGCAAGAGAAAAGAGAACaagttttcaaatttataaatCTATTTTCTGAATAAGAGTACGGATAAATAAACGTCATTCATTGAAGAACCTTGTGCTGGTAAGATCATGCACTCTTCTCCCATCAATAGGGAATTTGATTGAATTGCAAGTTATTCCATATGATGTTGGGTAACATATCCCTTCTGCAAGACACAGATTGTTGAACAAATATCAAAACACCGTCCAGCATGAAGAGATTGAAATACCCAGTTCTTAAGTTACAAATGTTCACATGTATGTATGCGCAAGTACATATCTAAAATcaccaaaagaaataaaacatcatgtaCAAAGGAAAATCCCAAAATCTGTAAAACCGAATAGAACTGTCCAAGTATTACACTTGagattttatcaataaaaaaccCGTTTCCACTTTCAATCAAGATTTTGTTCCTATTATCGTGATTAATTTCGTAAAATCTGCATTAAACCCCCAAAACTTAACGGCTTATTTGAAATCTCAATACTGAATACATAATATAAgcctttttttataaaagaaaagcaAATGAATGAGCcttattgggaaaaacccaagtcccacatcggatagataagactcttgataagagtttataaataggaggcactcctcaccttatgaactggttttttaattaaggatgagttaggcctcaaatttcaacatggtatcagagcttgttgAATTCAAGGGCCACCTACCAATCCACGCACCAATCCCAAAGAGTGCTGGGCGtgagggggtgtattgggaaaaacccaagtcccacatcggatagataaaactcttgataagagtttataaattggaggcactcctcaccttatgaaccggttttttaaggatgagttaggcctaaaatttcaaaaacttttCTTAGGATCAAAATTCAATTGCCTCCTCAGTTGATTGTGGTTTGTGACACCGAATTACAAGATACAGTGTATATAGCTAGTAGCTACTACAACcgcatataacaaaatttgagATAGTTGAGTTACTAACAAGTTGTTACAGGATTCCTAACTAACTTGCTAACTGACTTATGTATTAGTCTGAAAGGCTTggtgaagcacggacactcctcggattaggcgtgtcccagTGTCGGACACATGTCGTGTCCAACACCGACACATATCTGTGTGTCCGGTGTCCATGTATGTATGTGTGCTTCATGAAAACACAAAGTTTGATTTGatggtatttttatttattaatggaTACTTTAAATTGAAGAGCTTAAGTGTCTGTTTGACAAGCACaataagctagcttatcagctatccgctactttttaccaaacactgcCTAATTATAATTCCGcaattttttaccaaacagtgCCTAATTACAATTTACCTTGTGATGTAAACACTTTGATGAATCAATGATCAATGTGTGtgatatatacatacatacatttatcaaattaaattataacatcatattcaaaaGCTATTTTAGGTAAGTATTCCaataaatttgtgaagaatAATTGAATTAGTCTATGAAATCAAAAGTAGCCTAAATTCCACACATCGcaacacaataaaataaaacggtACTTCATATGCATGAAAGCTGTAAGAATACACAACAATCCAaacatttgaaaagaaaaaaaaaatcgtgtttgtgaaaaatgatgaagaatgaaaaagagaagagaatgGGGAAGAAAGGTTACGAACCAGAGGCAAAAGGAAGTAGTGAAGAAGAAGCCATCGCGatggtttgtttgtttgagaagaagaagaagaaagagtaaaagcacttttcagcttatttgtgttgtgttgtgttgtgcgTGCAGTGAAACGAAACATGTGTGTtgggtttgtttgtttgtttggtttcagtttttttattttctgacactgattctgaactaacttcgctaacttaaattttttttgtactaCTATTGTCTCTATCTACACCTTTTTCACTcaatcaaagttttttttttcttttcattgaaattgaaattgacttcGAAATAAGAGTAATTTgggttttttaatttcataattgtCTTACatagaaaaaatgtttaaattcttgtaaaaaaaagtatagttgACCATGAGCACCTTGGTGTGCCGCACGCTTGTGTGGTGCACTTGTTGTGTTAAAGTTATCGAAGGAGCTTGGACATGTAAAAGATAAATGttataaacttaatttttgtttctcttattAGAAGTATCTTATTTGAGTTGTGTtcgtttcttaaaaaaatattacttgtaatattatttaacaataaaatgagttttatctattaaaaaactcttgttaattgttgttgatggagtTATTGAATTGGTTGAAATATTATAAACCAGGACTACTTATAGTaggggaaaaaaataatttattaaatgtgGTCATATCAAACGGAATGGATATTACTTTGTTTGAAGCTGATAGCAAATCTTTATATAATTTCTCTTAATAAATTTGGTGATATTGTTTTTAAGTGTAAAAATCTCTTATTTAATAAACTCAATTTTGTATTAGTTTTGAGGTAATCAATTTTGACCGAACGAGACCTAGCCTAATGAGGCATAAAATCTCATATTTCATGAGTTTTGCTTTGTTGATGAATCCACATGTATAAGGAGTAATTGCAGTGCATCCcatttcatcacattaattttttttagtttagttgttaatatgttttttatacCATATACTCTATGACAATAACGTAATTATGTGTGTGTCTAATCGAAAATATCTTTGTTCCATCTCCAAAGTCCAAATGATTATTTTGTATGAACCAAACATTGAGTGTCCCACCAACGTGTCTTGCCAAATCACTGACACTTACCACTGTACTTTCAATAGAATATGAAGAATATCCCAAGCATCCTATCCAATTTCGAAACAATAGGCAATGGccatgaaagatttttttttttccttaaaatgtCGATAACGAACAAttcttataaaagaaaaataagtggAAGGGAATGAAACTCCACTCCACTAAtcctaattaaaaattaattttattattcaatgttataatttttagatattttgatattaaatCACTAAAATACCAAGTCATTTTgcattttaaaaagtttaatgATAAGATTCAACTAAAcgtataataaataattttaattagttttgaaaaataaaaactatgtcgccttaatgtttttgttttattggtCTTAATCATCCGGTTCTTGACTAAAAATGACCTTGACAATTCAGAGTTTGACTGAATTGAGTAAAATTTGACCAATGATTATTTTAGTTAGAATTCAAACTCTACAAATGATGCGTCCTTAACTGAAGCTCGTTAACCTGTTTGTGTCACCTTAATGTTTTCTTAATGTAATCAATTAACAATAATTCATGAGAGGTTATTGAAATTTTTCTAAATAATGAACAAATGAAAAACTTCATCATTTGCATCAATATCTAGGACTAGTAATAGTTGGCACATGAACCTAACTGGTGGCTGATCAACTCAGAACATGGCCATGGACTAACCTGAAGAGCAACTCCAGACACATCAGAACACTGCCAAGATGGAGTTCTGCTTCTAGTTCCATTCACTCCATGAAGGTTGATATCAGATAAACAAATATCAGTAAAAGGAGAGTGTTTCATTCCTTTTATAAGACCAGCTTGCAAAACCTTCACACCCCATACATTCGCCATTGTAATACCCTTCACAATTGGGAGAGCATTAGAATCATATTTATCATCAGCATGGTCACCAACATCACCTGAGATCTTTATACCCTTTCTTGCATTCTCTATATACACATTGGACACATTTATATTCTTTATATACCCTCCCCTTCCAATATTTGTCTTAATGTGTATACCGATTCCCATGTTGTAAAGGTTGATGTGTTCAGCAAGTATGTTTTCCACTCCACCTGATGTTTCACTGCCAACGGCGATCCCGGCGAATGGAGATGATCCACTCACACGCCGGATGGTGATGTTAGAGCTCGAACGACCGTAGGCAATTCCGTATTCGTCCCAACCACTCTTCACTGCGACAAGATCGTCTCCCGTGGATATGTATGAGTCCTCTATGCATACATTTGAACTTGAATCTGCATAAATGAAATTTACTTAGATGATGATGCACATTTACGATTGAAGTATCAGGTGCACAAGTATCTGATAAATCTTACAACTATCCTTGAAAACTACATGATACAATGCATTTAGGACACTTACATAGATTTGCTTAAAGAAAACCATAAAATATGacaaatatttaatgaaattcTTAAAACTCAAATTGAGAACATGTTTCTTAGGGATTACTTTATCTATTTCACTATGCACAAGATGTATGGCATGATTAGACAGTACTCTTACCTGGATCAATGCCATCAGTATTGGGGGAGTCACGCGGAGCCAAAATTGTAGCAAACCGAATAACAACATTGCTGCAAAGAACGGATGAAAAGTTACTTGTCGGTCACataaccacttaaaaatgtCACATGGCTTCAAGTTTTGGTTTCAATCATTCAGACTAAGATTTAGTGGTAAAAGTTTGTAGGAGTGAGATAGTAAAAAATTCACCGCTAGAGCTACACACAGATATAGGCTTGATTGAAAGTTGCTTATAGGTCACCTGACCAGTTAAAAAAGTCTTATGATTTGATGTGTTCAATTTGTACTGACTTATTAAAGTATAATAATCTTTGGATAAATGACTTATATTTGACATATACCTGCAGTAAACTGGGTGTATGTTCCAAAAGGGAGAATCCTTGAAGATCacatttgaaataataatatctttggaattcacaaattcaacaaGATTTGGTCTGGTAAATTGAAGAGTTCTCTTCCTCCACATATTCCACCATACATCTCCTTGACCATCAATTGTCCCATTCTCACCtatgaaaattttaatacaaGGGAGAAAGAAAGGATTTAGTCTTGACATGAAATCCTGTAGC
Above is a genomic segment from Medicago truncatula cultivar Jemalong A17 chromosome 5, MtrunA17r5.0-ANR, whole genome shotgun sequence containing:
- the LOC11437037 gene encoding probable polygalacturonase; this encodes MFLGFTKLTLLFLYTCCWVCVLSENNEVITCSNIVPLKYRTDNISLTDFGGVGDGHTLNTKAFREAIYRINHLSQREGGTTLYVPPGVYLTEPFNLTSHMTLHLAAGAVIKATQDSSNWPLIAPLPSYGRGRERPGGRYMSFIHGDGLQDVVITGENGTIDGQGDVWWNMWRKRTLQFTRPNLVEFVNSKDIIISNVIFKDSPFWNIHPVYCSNVVIRFATILAPRDSPNTDGIDPDSSSNVCIEDSYISTGDDLVAVKSGWDEYGIAYGRSSSNITIRRVSGSSPFAGIAVGSETSGGVENILAEHINLYNMGIGIHIKTNIGRGGYIKNINVSNVYIENARKGIKISGDVGDHADDKYDSNALPIVKGITMANVWGVKVLQAGLIKGMKHSPFTDICLSDINLHGVNGTRSRTPSWQCSDVSGVALQVSPWPCSELISHQLGSCANYY
- the LOC11436593 gene encoding uncharacterized protein At3g49140, which encodes MASSSLLPFASEGICYPTSYGITCNSIKFPIDGRRVHDLTSTRCKSPFFGSSRFFWQSTGHDFVSKIGVAADYSDSIPDSSSYMGKQGYHPLEELKVSNDLPPARLSSAEIARTTIEANKNALLVFPGSVHSEPHEQISWAEFQYLIDDFGDLYFEIFDDVNLLEDRGAHNPVNALIGMDIPMYDNRRPISEYDIFNGGITDEFPFDEDYIEVPEIEESNAPVNWGLSDNSNPVHPIYFSKCLEKAVNVEYDKRMDHPSNGVSILGYLRPAYADEESYIRMIYHTEDDDGYSSDWKDFYSNSINDQRDANLILYKLEIEKIKLHCVYGSQSEISLLEFQDAEPDIIVYSTSAILERINRNGHDALQAFCKKKGLDAEEAHLIGVDHLGVDVRVLSGSEVKTHRFAFKVQANSGYMAEKQIVQLLYPRSRRKRNMQQSLRNPKPPA